From Vogesella sp. XCS3, the proteins below share one genomic window:
- a CDS encoding sensor histidine kinase: MSRPHVRVDLRRELPFLLMVNAVIATLVTLLAEGEHFGFNLLVSNCIGFLMWGSTSLLCYALKVERVAFWHVLACMPLAVVLGFTLASGLWPGVVPERIAGTADLALQLRKFAMMALVTISAASLFYYRYNHQRNLTLLADAGRRQAELQQAETAARLALLQAQIEPHFLFNTLATLRSLIGSDPARATQALDLLNDYLRASLSRTRRREVTLADELALVTPLLALAQLRMGEARLQYRVEVAGRWLDQPLPPLLLQPLVENALQHGLEPAVDGGSLLIEAIEQPGRLCLRVSDSGLGLADGHGSSSGVGLANVRQRLAALYGERAALSLYARQPHGVVAELSLPLEEPSA; this comes from the coding sequence ATGAGCCGACCCCATGTGCGCGTAGACCTGCGCCGCGAGCTGCCTTTCCTGTTGATGGTTAACGCGGTCATCGCCACGCTGGTGACCTTGCTGGCAGAGGGTGAGCATTTTGGCTTCAACCTGCTGGTATCCAACTGCATCGGCTTCCTGATGTGGGGCAGCACCTCGCTGCTGTGCTACGCGCTGAAAGTGGAGCGGGTGGCGTTCTGGCATGTACTGGCCTGTATGCCGCTGGCGGTAGTGCTGGGTTTTACGCTGGCCAGTGGCCTGTGGCCCGGTGTGGTGCCAGAACGCATCGCCGGTACCGCCGACCTGGCGCTGCAGCTGCGCAAGTTTGCCATGATGGCGCTGGTCACCATTTCGGCCGCCAGCCTGTTTTATTACCGCTACAACCACCAGCGCAACCTCACGCTGCTGGCCGACGCCGGCCGCCGCCAGGCCGAGCTGCAGCAGGCCGAAACCGCCGCCCGGCTGGCGCTGCTGCAGGCGCAGATCGAGCCGCACTTCCTGTTCAACACGCTTGCCACCTTGCGCAGCCTGATCGGCAGCGACCCGGCGCGTGCCACCCAGGCGCTGGACCTGCTCAACGACTATCTGCGCGCCAGCCTCAGCCGCACCCGCCGCCGCGAGGTGACGCTGGCCGACGAGCTGGCGCTGGTGACACCGCTGCTGGCGCTGGCGCAGCTGCGTATGGGCGAGGCACGGCTGCAGTACCGCGTAGAGGTGGCCGGGCGCTGGCTCGATCAGCCCTTGCCGCCGCTCTTGCTCCAGCCCCTGGTGGAAAACGCCTTGCAGCACGGGCTGGAGCCGGCAGTGGACGGTGGCAGCCTGCTAATCGAAGCCATCGAACAGCCTGGCCGACTGTGCCTGCGCGTGAGCGACAGCGGGCTGGGGCTGGCGGACGGCCACGGCAGCAGCAGCGGGGTAGGTCTGGCCAACGTGCGCCAGCGCCTGGCCGCCCTGTACGGCGAGCGCGCCGCCTTGTCACTGTATGCGCGGCAGCCGCACGGCGTAGTGGCCGAGCTGAGCCTGCCGCTGGAGGAGCCTTCTGCATGA
- a CDS encoding MipA/OmpV family protein, whose amino-acid sequence MKRWTAGLGLLVAAMAAQAGSWQAGGGVGVAQSWYRGADNRASALPLVGYQGEQFYFQGAELGWKQPLGEQLSITAKAEWEFERFKPKDSDIAALRQLGERKHGVLVGGELAWALDARTGLSLSAMHDPRSRHKSTLTTVAVEHVLPFSTQQDQFSVSAGASYLPKAYMQYYTGVSAAEAARSGLPAYQADAATRYQLQAGWRHGFNRQLGMMVRLSVSHLPAYIKWQEATRSGSPMIARNVSVGGLVGLSYRY is encoded by the coding sequence ATGAAACGATGGACAGCAGGGCTGGGTTTATTGGTAGCCGCCATGGCGGCGCAGGCAGGTAGCTGGCAGGCCGGTGGTGGTGTCGGCGTGGCGCAAAGCTGGTATCGCGGGGCGGATAACCGCGCGTCGGCATTGCCGCTGGTGGGTTACCAGGGCGAGCAGTTTTACTTTCAGGGCGCAGAGCTGGGCTGGAAGCAGCCCTTGGGCGAGCAGCTGAGCATCACTGCCAAAGCGGAATGGGAGTTCGAGCGTTTCAAGCCCAAAGATAGTGATATTGCGGCCTTGCGCCAGCTAGGCGAGCGTAAGCATGGCGTCTTGGTGGGGGGCGAGCTGGCCTGGGCGCTGGATGCGCGCACCGGTTTGTCGCTGTCGGCCATGCACGACCCGCGTTCGCGCCACAAGTCGACGCTGACTACTGTGGCCGTCGAGCACGTGCTGCCGTTTAGCACCCAGCAAGACCAGTTCAGCGTATCCGCCGGGGCGAGCTATCTGCCCAAGGCCTATATGCAGTACTACACCGGTGTCAGCGCGGCAGAGGCGGCGCGTAGCGGGCTGCCGGCCTACCAGGCGGACGCGGCAACGCGCTACCAGCTGCAGGCGGGCTGGCGCCATGGCTTTAACCGCCAGCTGGGCATGATGGTGCGGCTGTCGGTCAGCCATTTGCCAGCCTATATCAAATGGCAAGAGGCTACGCGCAGCGGCAGCCCGATGATCGCGCGCAATGTCAGCGTGGGTGGCCTGGTGGGGCTGAGCTACCGTTATTAA
- a CDS encoding MarR family winged helix-turn-helix transcriptional regulator, with amino-acid sequence MDQIDRIIAEWQHSQPSLDTTPLAVLGRIARLMGYFEQVRDAVLAQHQLKYGEFDVLLTLRRQGEPYTLSPSQLSQSLLLTSGGISKRIDKLENAGLVERLPDDADRRGVMIRLSPSGLAKVDQALTPHTNAQLDLLAHLPASDQQALAALLQRWLTALENT; translated from the coding sequence ATGGATCAGATCGACCGCATTATTGCCGAGTGGCAACACAGCCAACCCAGCCTGGACACCACCCCGTTGGCGGTGCTGGGGCGCATTGCGCGCCTGATGGGCTACTTCGAACAAGTACGCGATGCCGTATTGGCGCAGCATCAGCTGAAGTACGGCGAGTTTGATGTACTGCTTACCCTGCGCCGCCAGGGCGAGCCTTACACCTTGAGCCCGTCACAGCTATCGCAATCACTGCTACTCACCAGCGGCGGCATCAGCAAGCGCATCGACAAGCTGGAAAACGCCGGCCTGGTAGAGCGCCTGCCGGATGATGCCGACCGCCGCGGCGTGATGATACGCCTGTCTCCCAGCGGCTTGGCCAAGGTAGACCAGGCGCTGACACCCCATACCAATGCCCAGCTCGACCTGCTAGCCCATTTGCCCGCAAGCGACCAACAAGCCCTGGCCGCGCTGCTGCAACGCTGGCTGACCGCGCTGGAAAACACCTGA
- a CDS encoding ABC transporter permease, translated as MNTLQLAARNLVRNRRRTLTTLLAMIVGVVAVLIFGGYDRNIRLGLETDFVRGSGHLQIQHRDYFLFGSGNPAAYGIRDYTRLMQTLQADPQLAPLLQVVTPVLDLGGIAGNFAAGVSRTVYGRGVDVAGQNRLKQWNDYHMVGLPQRSVALTGTAPNAAVVGTGVARVLQLCGPLQVKDCPQPLPVQQQGTAMPADLAALPVAAPAANLGRVQIELLAARASGAPNVASLQVVKAEQQGVKALDDISVQLHLTQAQQLVYGQDTPQVSAIVLQLRHSSDIPAARARLAQLLQGGSQPLVVQDFATLNPQYGQITGMFAAILGFVAVLIGAIVLFTVGNTMSMAVVERTVEIGTLRALGLRQAGIRRLFVSEGLLLGLGGALLGSLLALGLAWLINHSGLTWLPPGNSERIPLLVRVAGEYGMLLATAVGLIVLSVLSAWWPARRAARLDIVEALRHA; from the coding sequence ATGAACACGCTACAGTTGGCCGCACGCAACCTGGTGCGTAACCGCCGCCGCACGCTGACTACCTTGCTGGCGATGATCGTCGGTGTGGTGGCGGTGCTGATCTTTGGCGGCTACGACCGCAACATCCGCCTGGGCCTGGAAACCGACTTCGTGCGCGGTAGCGGGCATTTGCAGATCCAGCATCGTGATTACTTTCTTTTCGGCAGCGGTAACCCGGCCGCGTATGGCATCCGTGACTACACCCGGCTGATGCAAACACTGCAGGCCGACCCGCAACTGGCGCCGCTACTGCAAGTGGTGACCCCGGTGCTGGACCTGGGCGGCATTGCCGGCAACTTTGCCGCCGGCGTGTCGCGCACCGTGTACGGCCGTGGCGTGGACGTGGCCGGGCAAAACCGGCTGAAGCAGTGGAACGACTACCACATGGTGGGCCTGCCGCAGCGCAGCGTGGCGCTCACCGGCACCGCACCTAACGCCGCGGTAGTGGGTACCGGCGTGGCACGCGTGCTGCAGCTGTGCGGCCCCTTGCAGGTGAAGGACTGCCCGCAGCCGCTGCCGGTGCAGCAGCAGGGCACCGCCATGCCGGCCGACCTGGCGGCCTTGCCGGTTGCCGCGCCGGCGGCCAACCTTGGCCGCGTGCAGATCGAGCTGCTGGCGGCGCGTGCCAGCGGCGCGCCCAATGTGGCCAGCCTGCAGGTGGTAAAAGCCGAGCAGCAGGGCGTGAAGGCGCTGGACGACATCAGCGTGCAGCTGCACCTGACCCAGGCGCAGCAACTGGTGTACGGCCAGGACACGCCGCAGGTCAGCGCCATCGTGCTGCAGCTGCGCCACAGCAGCGATATACCGGCAGCGCGCGCCCGCCTGGCGCAGCTGCTGCAAGGCGGCAGCCAGCCGCTAGTGGTGCAGGACTTTGCCACCCTTAACCCGCAGTACGGCCAGATCACCGGCATGTTTGCCGCCATCCTCGGCTTTGTGGCGGTGCTGATCGGCGCCATCGTGCTGTTTACCGTGGGCAACACCATGAGCATGGCGGTGGTGGAGCGCACGGTGGAAATCGGCACCCTGCGTGCGCTGGGCTTGCGTCAGGCCGGCATCCGCCGCCTGTTTGTCAGCGAGGGCTTGCTGCTGGGCTTGGGCGGCGCGCTGCTGGGCAGCCTGCTGGCGCTGGGCCTGGCCTGGCTGATCAACCACAGCGGCCTCACCTGGCTGCCGCCGGGCAATAGCGAGCGCATCCCGCTGCTGGTACGCGTGGCCGGCGAGTACGGCATGCTGCTGGCCACGGCCGTGGGGCTGATTGTGTTGTCGGTGCTGTCAGCCTGGTGGCCGGCCCGCCGCGCCGCCCGTCTGGATATCGTGGAGGCCCTGCGTCATGCGTAA
- a CDS encoding outer membrane lipoprotein-sorting protein, giving the protein MRNILFTLLLAAGLAQAAPDAQQLLVASDAIRNPGQSFSLDNTLIEYRNGREQGQTQLQIYARPASDSGQYRNLIRFLAPLRDAGKLMLKNGNELWFYDPASKASVRISPQQRLLGQAANGDVMTVNLARDYRARLDGEEAIQDGERQSRASYRLALQASHDDVTYPRITLWVDAANSRPIKGQFYSDSGRLLKTAFYRRYQLQLGVQRPSETVIIDGLDPGWITVMRTGNLAARDIPETWLQRDYLPRFRAE; this is encoded by the coding sequence ATGCGTAACATCCTGTTTACCCTGCTGTTGGCCGCAGGGCTTGCCCAGGCCGCGCCGGACGCGCAGCAACTGCTGGTCGCCAGCGACGCCATCCGCAACCCCGGGCAGTCGTTTTCGCTGGACAACACGCTGATCGAGTACCGCAACGGTCGCGAACAAGGCCAGACCCAGCTGCAGATCTACGCCCGCCCCGCCAGCGACAGCGGCCAGTACCGCAACCTGATCCGCTTTCTGGCACCGCTGCGCGACGCCGGCAAGCTGATGCTGAAAAACGGCAACGAGCTATGGTTTTACGACCCGGCCAGCAAGGCCAGCGTGCGTATCTCGCCGCAGCAGCGCCTGCTGGGGCAGGCCGCCAACGGCGACGTGATGACGGTCAACCTGGCGCGCGACTACCGTGCCCGGCTGGATGGCGAGGAGGCGATCCAGGACGGCGAGCGCCAGAGCCGTGCCAGCTACCGGCTGGCGCTGCAGGCCAGCCACGACGACGTGACCTACCCGCGCATCACGCTGTGGGTGGACGCGGCCAACAGCCGGCCGATCAAAGGCCAGTTCTACAGCGATAGCGGCCGCCTGCTGAAAACCGCCTTTTACCGGCGCTACCAGCTGCAACTGGGCGTGCAGCGTCCGTCAGAAACGGTGATCATCGACGGCCTGGACCCCGGCTGGATTACCGTGATGCGCACCGGCAACCTGGCGGCACGCGACATCCCCGAAACCTGGCTGCAGCGCGACTATCTGCCGCGCTTTCGGGCGGAGTAG
- a CDS encoding cyanate transporter — MPSHTRTLLTLLILLCGLNLRPILAGTGPLLEPIRAATGLSFGGAALLTTLPVAMIGLCAFALPLFKRWLGSKGGILAGVLLIAAACLLRLSETTSALMLSAGIAGLGIAIVQALVPALIKQHGGSRVSLMMGLYVTSIMGGATLAAGSTPWLAGQLGWSPALAVWAIPAVLAALLWHSKAPAEVSHATNSTSHIARMFGKARAWSLALYFGIGTGVYVCTLAWLAPFFVYLGYSAQQSGLMLSYMTAFEVATGLLLPIIAARHHDLRPWLLLTLAANLAGLAGLAWLPGQHSLLFVALLGAGIGGLFPLTMILTLQHADDAQTAGDLTAFVQGIGYLLAAIAPFAAGWLRDLTASYALSWQMLAGTVLVLLIMTLRFHPARYQSALGH, encoded by the coding sequence ATGCCATCACACACACGTACCCTGTTAACCCTGCTGATCCTCCTGTGCGGGCTCAATTTGCGCCCGATTCTGGCCGGTACCGGCCCCCTGCTGGAGCCCATACGCGCCGCCACCGGCCTGAGCTTTGGCGGCGCAGCCCTGCTCACCACCCTGCCCGTGGCCATGATCGGCCTGTGCGCGTTTGCGCTGCCGCTATTCAAACGCTGGCTGGGCAGCAAAGGCGGCATCCTGGCCGGCGTGCTGCTGATTGCCGCTGCCTGCCTGCTGCGCCTGAGTGAAACCACCAGCGCGCTGATGCTCTCGGCCGGCATTGCCGGCTTGGGCATTGCCATCGTGCAAGCACTGGTACCGGCGCTGATCAAGCAGCACGGCGGCAGCCGCGTGTCGCTGATGATGGGTCTGTACGTTACCTCCATCATGGGTGGCGCCACCCTCGCCGCCGGCAGCACCCCCTGGCTGGCCGGCCAACTGGGCTGGAGCCCGGCACTGGCGGTATGGGCCATCCCTGCCGTGCTGGCAGCCTTGCTGTGGCACAGCAAAGCTCCCGCCGAAGTAAGCCACGCTACCAACAGCACATCGCACATCGCCCGCATGTTCGGCAAAGCACGGGCATGGTCACTGGCGCTGTACTTTGGCATAGGCACCGGGGTGTACGTTTGCACCCTGGCCTGGCTGGCACCATTCTTTGTCTATCTGGGCTATAGCGCACAGCAGTCTGGCCTGATGCTCAGCTACATGACCGCCTTCGAAGTGGCCACCGGGCTGCTGCTACCCATCATTGCCGCCCGCCACCACGACCTGCGCCCCTGGCTGCTGCTTACCCTTGCGGCCAACCTTGCCGGCCTTGCCGGCCTGGCCTGGCTACCGGGCCAGCACAGCCTGCTCTTTGTGGCATTGCTGGGTGCCGGCATCGGCGGCCTGTTCCCGCTCACCATGATCCTGACACTGCAACACGCAGACGATGCACAAACTGCAGGCGACCTGACCGCTTTTGTACAGGGCATCGGCTATCTGTTAGCAGCCATTGCCCCGTTTGCCGCCGGCTGGCTGCGCGACCTCACCGCCAGCTACGCGCTATCGTGGCAAATGCTGGCGGGCACCGTGCTGGTACTGCTCATCATGACGCTACGCTTTCACCCTGCGCGCTACCAAAGTGCACTGGGCCATTAA
- a CDS encoding pseudouridine synthase: MPKVLADICHTRPKMGSALAFSVADVWHRQREQALLHCAPPLLRPTSMLTILYRDAHLIAIDKPRGLLVHRSEIDRRETRFAVQLLRDQIGQQVFPVHRLDRGTSGVLLFALDSATARLLNDAFASRAPAKTYLAVVRGHPADSGDIDHPITRQPDEREYVHDNAQLNAQPAFTRYRTLARCTLPFAVDRYPQSRYALVQLQPETGRRHQLRRHLKHIAHPIIGDATHGKGVHNRFFQTQYQVGRMLLHAAELQITHPHSGQPLTLTAPLSGDFARLLGEFGWADALPAAWLGDTSAPAQG, encoded by the coding sequence ATGCCCAAGGTGCTAGCCGACATTTGCCACACCCGCCCCAAAATGGGCAGTGCGCTGGCATTTTCTGTCGCCGATGTGTGGCATCGCCAGCGCGAGCAGGCACTGTTACACTGCGCGCCTCCCCTTTTGCGGCCAACCTCTATGCTGACCATCCTGTACCGCGACGCGCACCTGATTGCCATCGACAAACCCCGCGGCCTGCTGGTGCACCGCAGCGAAATCGACCGCCGCGAAACGCGTTTTGCAGTGCAGCTGCTGCGCGACCAGATCGGCCAGCAGGTGTTTCCGGTACACCGGCTGGACCGCGGCACCAGCGGCGTGCTGCTGTTTGCGCTGGATAGCGCCACCGCGCGCCTGCTGAACGACGCCTTTGCCAGCCGCGCACCCGCCAAAACCTATCTGGCGGTGGTACGTGGCCACCCGGCCGACAGCGGTGACATCGACCACCCGATTACCCGCCAGCCGGACGAGCGCGAATACGTGCACGATAACGCCCAGCTCAACGCCCAGCCGGCGTTTACCCGCTACCGCACGCTGGCGCGCTGCACGCTGCCGTTTGCCGTGGACCGCTACCCGCAAAGCCGCTACGCGCTGGTGCAGCTGCAGCCGGAAACCGGCCGTCGCCACCAGCTGCGCCGCCACCTCAAGCACATTGCCCACCCCATCATCGGCGACGCCACCCACGGCAAGGGCGTGCACAACCGATTCTTCCAGACGCAATACCAGGTTGGCCGCATGCTGCTGCACGCCGCCGAGCTACAGATCACCCACCCGCACAGCGGCCAGCCACTGACGCTGACCGCGCCGCTAAGCGGCGACTTTGCCCGCCTGCTGGGCGAGTTTGGCTGGGCAGACGCCCTGCCCGCCGCCTGGCTGGGTGACACCAGCGCGCCTGCGCAGGGCTAA
- a CDS encoding ABC transporter ATP-binding protein, with the protein MSAIEVVELSRHYRLGSVDVPALRGVSLSIAANAFTVLSGPSGSGKSTLLNLLGGLDRPDSGHVIVAGQRLDTLDDNRLSDFRARHIGFVFQHFNLLPVLTARENVEYPLLLAGVAASERRRRAAELLDAVGLADRAANLPGQLSGGQRQRVAIARALALRPALVLADEPTANLDSHTGAAIIALMRDMQRQYQTCFVFSSHDAQLLAAADHAVLLRDGQLQASAIVKEAA; encoded by the coding sequence ATGTCAGCCATCGAAGTTGTTGAGCTTAGCCGCCACTACCGCCTGGGGAGTGTGGATGTGCCGGCGCTGCGTGGCGTTAGCCTGAGTATTGCGGCCAACGCTTTTACCGTCCTCAGTGGCCCGTCGGGCAGCGGCAAGTCTACGCTGCTGAATCTTTTAGGCGGGCTGGATCGCCCCGACAGCGGCCATGTCATTGTGGCCGGCCAGCGCCTGGATACGCTGGACGACAACCGCCTCAGCGATTTTCGCGCCCGCCATATCGGTTTTGTATTCCAGCACTTCAACCTGCTGCCGGTGCTGACCGCGCGCGAAAACGTGGAGTATCCGCTGCTGCTGGCCGGCGTGGCCGCCAGCGAGCGCCGCCGCCGCGCCGCCGAGCTGCTGGACGCGGTAGGCCTGGCCGACCGTGCGGCCAACCTGCCAGGCCAGCTATCCGGCGGCCAGCGCCAGCGGGTGGCCATCGCCCGCGCCCTGGCCCTGCGCCCGGCACTGGTACTGGCCGACGAGCCTACCGCCAACCTGGACAGTCACACCGGCGCCGCCATCATCGCTTTGATGCGCGACATGCAGCGCCAGTACCAGACCTGCTTCGTGTTCTCGTCGCACGACGCGCAGCTGCTGGCGGCCGCCGACCACGCCGTGCTGCTGCGCGATGGCCAGCTGCAGGCGTCCGCCATCGTGAAGGAGGCCGCATGA
- a CDS encoding PLP-dependent aminotransferase family protein, which produces MGLPRYKQLVERLAADIRSGRCASGTRLPTHRALAAKEGLALATATRVYTELAAMGLVSGESGRGTFVRYAALPAGLGVDQPLLGQDMIDLNFNNPNLSGQGHLLRDALRELAMAGELDSLLCYQPHGGRLRERAMVAGYLADQGLQVGAEQVLLVNGAQHGLAVAMMAMLQPGDAVAVDALTYPGFKVLADTLHLTLLPVPHVAGGPDLDALAQLCRQRKVRAVFTMPTLHNPLGWVMPAAQRQALVALARQYGLLLIEDAAYAFLVEGAPPPLAALAPELTVYVSGFSKSVATGLRVGYVVAPPPWRAAMERVIRATAWNTPGVMCALVCGWLADGTVARLQAQKRQDAAGRQAMAAAVLAGMPYVSHPASYFLWLPLPPAARAEPLVAELRQHGVAVSPAAPFACTAHVPQAVRLALGSPGLPALQQALQLVRQVLGNLSD; this is translated from the coding sequence ATGGGCTTGCCGCGTTACAAGCAGCTGGTAGAGAGGCTGGCTGCGGATATTCGTAGTGGGCGCTGCGCGTCTGGCACCCGCCTGCCTACTCATCGCGCTTTGGCCGCAAAGGAGGGCTTGGCGCTAGCAACTGCTACGCGTGTTTACACGGAGCTGGCTGCCATGGGTCTGGTATCTGGCGAATCTGGGCGGGGTACGTTTGTGCGGTACGCGGCGTTGCCGGCGGGTTTGGGTGTAGACCAGCCGTTGCTGGGCCAGGACATGATCGACCTTAATTTCAACAATCCGAATCTGTCAGGGCAGGGGCACTTGCTGCGTGATGCACTGCGTGAACTGGCTATGGCAGGTGAGTTGGATAGCCTGCTGTGCTACCAGCCGCATGGCGGACGGCTGCGCGAGCGGGCGATGGTGGCCGGTTATCTGGCCGATCAGGGTTTACAGGTGGGGGCGGAGCAAGTACTGCTCGTGAATGGCGCGCAGCACGGCCTGGCGGTAGCAATGATGGCCATGCTGCAGCCCGGTGACGCCGTGGCAGTGGATGCGCTGACTTATCCTGGCTTCAAGGTGTTGGCCGATACCCTGCATCTGACGCTGCTGCCGGTGCCACACGTTGCAGGGGGACCCGATCTGGATGCGCTGGCGCAGCTATGCCGGCAACGCAAGGTTCGTGCGGTATTCACCATGCCTACTTTGCATAATCCGCTGGGTTGGGTGATGCCTGCCGCGCAGCGGCAGGCGCTGGTGGCGCTTGCACGTCAGTACGGGCTGCTGTTGATCGAGGATGCGGCGTACGCCTTTCTGGTGGAGGGGGCGCCACCACCGTTGGCGGCCCTTGCGCCGGAGCTGACTGTCTATGTGTCCGGTTTTTCCAAAAGTGTGGCCACGGGTCTGCGAGTAGGCTATGTGGTGGCTCCGCCGCCCTGGCGGGCGGCCATGGAACGCGTGATTCGCGCTACGGCATGGAATACCCCGGGCGTGATGTGCGCGCTGGTTTGCGGCTGGCTTGCAGACGGTACCGTGGCACGGTTACAGGCACAGAAGCGGCAGGATGCTGCCGGGCGTCAGGCCATGGCGGCTGCGGTACTGGCGGGCATGCCTTACGTCAGTCATCCTGCTTCCTATTTTCTATGGCTACCTTTGCCACCGGCAGCGCGTGCCGAGCCGCTGGTGGCTGAGCTGCGCCAGCACGGAGTGGCGGTGTCGCCGGCAGCACCTTTTGCCTGCACTGCGCATGTGCCGCAAGCCGTGCGTCTGGCTCTGGGTTCTCCCGGGCTGCCCGCCTTGCAGCAAGCGTTGCAGCTGGTGCGGCAGGTACTGGGCAATCTGAGTGATTAA
- a CDS encoding DJ-1/PfpI family protein, with the protein MHIAILTFDGFNELDSLIAYGVLNRIKQPDWQVSIASPSTQVSSMNGLILTSHIRLGAANQADAVIIGSGLQTRQVVANTELMGQLQLDPSRQLLAAQCSGTLILAKLGLLQTIPACTDLTTKPWVQEAGVRILDQPFFAKGNIATAGGCLAAPYLAAWVICKLAGTSAAESALHYLAPVGEKDSYVAHTMQCITPFLAG; encoded by the coding sequence ATGCATATCGCCATTCTTACCTTCGACGGCTTCAACGAGCTGGACTCCCTTATCGCCTACGGCGTGCTGAACCGCATCAAGCAGCCCGACTGGCAAGTCTCCATCGCCAGCCCCAGTACGCAAGTCAGCTCCATGAACGGGCTGATACTAACGTCCCACATACGATTAGGCGCAGCAAACCAGGCTGATGCAGTTATCATCGGCAGCGGCCTGCAGACACGCCAAGTAGTGGCAAATACCGAACTGATGGGGCAGCTACAGCTAGACCCAAGCAGGCAGCTATTGGCGGCGCAATGCTCCGGCACACTGATCCTCGCCAAGCTTGGCCTGCTACAAACCATTCCCGCATGCACAGATCTCACCACCAAACCATGGGTGCAAGAGGCCGGCGTGCGCATCCTGGATCAACCATTTTTTGCCAAAGGCAATATCGCTACCGCCGGCGGATGTCTCGCCGCCCCCTATCTGGCGGCCTGGGTTATCTGCAAGCTAGCAGGGACTTCCGCAGCAGAAAGCGCCTTGCACTACCTTGCTCCTGTTGGTGAAAAAGACAGCTACGTCGCACACACCATGCAGTGCATTACCCCCTTCCTTGCCGGATAG
- a CDS encoding LytTR family DNA-binding domain-containing protein — MTRILIADDEALQAASLAQRLLALWPDITLLPLVHNGIDAVAALAHEQPDIAFLDIRMPGLTGLQVAATVARSRVVFVTAYDEYALAAFDASAVDYLLKPVSDARLAQCVARLQRDTRPAPDLAAVLAQLAAPAARPWLQWLHAGLGDTTRLIAVDEVLYFQASDKYTEIVTAHERHLIRLPLKELLAQLDPQRFAQIHRSYIVSLPQVGRIERDLLGRQQVILKNGHSLPLSRSHAAQFRQM, encoded by the coding sequence ATGACCCGCATCCTGATTGCCGACGACGAAGCCTTGCAGGCCGCCAGCCTGGCGCAGCGTTTGCTGGCGCTGTGGCCCGACATCACGCTGTTGCCGCTGGTGCATAACGGCATCGACGCCGTCGCGGCGCTGGCGCACGAGCAGCCCGACATTGCCTTTCTGGATATCCGCATGCCCGGTCTCACCGGCCTGCAGGTGGCTGCGACGGTGGCGCGTAGCCGCGTGGTGTTTGTAACCGCCTACGACGAGTACGCGCTGGCCGCCTTTGACGCCAGTGCGGTCGACTATCTGCTCAAACCGGTGAGCGACGCGCGCCTGGCGCAGTGCGTGGCCCGGCTACAGCGTGACACCCGCCCGGCGCCCGACCTGGCTGCGGTGCTGGCACAGTTGGCCGCACCGGCCGCCCGGCCATGGCTGCAATGGCTGCACGCCGGCCTGGGCGACACCACACGGCTGATTGCGGTGGACGAGGTGCTGTATTTTCAGGCCAGCGATAAATACACCGAAATCGTTACCGCGCACGAACGTCACCTGATCCGTCTGCCGCTGAAAGAGCTGCTGGCGCAGCTGGACCCGCAGCGCTTCGCGCAGATCCACCGCAGCTATATCGTGAGCCTGCCGCAGGTTGGCCGCATCGAGCGCGACCTGCTGGGCCGCCAGCAGGTGATCCTGAAAAACGGCCACAGCCTGCCTTTGTCGCGTAGCCACGCGGCGCAGTTCCGGCAGATGTAA